A region of Maribacter algicola DNA encodes the following proteins:
- a CDS encoding NUDIX hydrolase — protein MNSSKENRDYIQNVSYDSVIFGFNGSQLKILVLEYHNTGYFALPGGFVKMDESLDDAVKIGVSQRTGLRDIYLEQFSTFGSLERSNPQIMERILIENNLDMVEYGWMLGRFISIGYYALINYEEVSLKPDELSDSINWYSIDELPDLIMDHREMVEKALIVLRNNLDRKIVGMNLLPHKFTMKQLQQVYEAILGEKLRRTTFQRKMLSLELLVRHEKLFQGKAHKAPYLYSFK, from the coding sequence TTGAATAGTTCAAAAGAAAATCGGGATTATATTCAGAATGTATCCTATGATTCCGTCATATTTGGGTTTAATGGTAGCCAGCTTAAGATATTGGTTTTGGAGTACCATAATACTGGATATTTTGCACTTCCGGGAGGATTCGTCAAAATGGACGAAAGTCTGGACGATGCAGTCAAGATTGGCGTTAGCCAACGTACAGGGTTAAGGGATATTTACCTGGAGCAGTTCAGCACCTTTGGAAGTTTGGAAAGGTCTAATCCACAAATCATGGAAAGAATTCTTATCGAGAATAATCTTGATATGGTGGAATATGGTTGGATGTTGGGAAGGTTCATATCCATTGGATATTATGCTCTTATTAATTATGAAGAGGTAAGTTTAAAACCTGACGAACTTTCAGATAGTATCAACTGGTATTCCATTGACGAATTACCCGATTTAATTATGGACCATCGGGAAATGGTGGAAAAGGCACTTATAGTCCTCCGGAACAATTTGGATAGAAAAATTGTGGGGATGAATCTTTTGCCTCATAAGTTTACTATGAAACAACTGCAGCAGGTATACGAGGCTATTTTAGGAGAAAAATTACGTCGTACTACCTTTCAAAGAAAAATGCTTTCCTTGGAACTATTGGTAAGGCATGAAAAACTGTTTCAAGGAAAAGCCCATAAGGCACCTTACCTATACAGTTTCAAATAG